Genomic window (Alligator mississippiensis isolate rAllMis1 chromosome 4, rAllMis1, whole genome shotgun sequence):
GCAACATTTTAGTCACAtcagcacttttaaaaattctACCTGACACCACTAACTGCACAGAACATGTTACAATTCCTTCATTATCCTAAAACATGGATACAGTGCTGACTCAGAGAAAAAACCATGACTTACTGGGCACattaacatgttcattaatgcacaataagtactgcacatttaatttagtacttgcttaatgaagtattaactaaatgcacagtgactacagttactgcacagaagcactggtgcatggttttttaatgatgcttattgcgcagtagcctaatactaccaCACAGGAGTATATTAGCATgctttttgcccagcatgctactgcacagtgttattaggctattgtgcgttaagcgtctcatgtagaagtgcccactgaGTCACTAACACCATTTCCTGCAATAACTTGATCTCATATCCTGAAAATGACCAAGCACACAGAAGGCTAATTTTTCAATGCTTGTAATCTACAGGATGTCCCTGGAAGGAGACCAGAGTGTTCTTCCTTTCTACAGTAAGGAATCACAGTGATTAGAACCATTACCTACCCATCGTAATATCCCCTGACATTACATTATTGCTTTTTGCAGGTCGTTGGTCCATTTGAGCAGGGCTGGAAATAACCAACAGGTCCTGAAAACTAAAGCGGTGATGGTTTGGTTTTTGGAACGCTGTCTGAACATTCTGATATTCTGTTTGCTTCTTGCCTGTAGAGattctgctgctcagctgggttcTCCTAAAGAGCATCGCACTTTCTGTGTAAACAAAACTCTGATTTACATTTTGAACTCAATGGGCATCCCCAGCTTCTCTTCCTACAGTCCATGGCTGGGCTCTTGAAGCTCAGATACAAAGGAATAGACTGGAGAAGCAAATGTAGAAGACCTGCTCTATTACAGTTTTAAACTAAGATGGAGCTGAAGATAATACTAGAACTTCCTCTTGTGATCTAATAATCAGAATCAGAGAAATGACTTCAGTAAGTCCATCTGCTCCTGCTCCAAGGCAAGATCAACTATATTCATCCTAATCAAAACTGCATCTAAACATTAGGGCCGTGTGAAATTTCGGCAGCCGTTTTGTTTCAGAGGTGCTTCAGGCCAtttcagcacccaaaacaccgaatccaaatcaaagTGGAAGGTTAAAAAACCATCTCCGAAATGAAATGAgacatctgaaatgttttggaaaattttggagtttcagagccaggcctggagggtaacagctgtatgctgctgccctgctgtgcaactcggctccgcagggagcagagatctgaaccgggggtctccttgccactgctgcctaccTTGGTAACGAGGGGCTGCATGGGGCGGGCAGCAGCTATGAGGAGACCCAGGCACAGATCTCTACTCCCTGTGGCACCAGGTCGTgcggcagggcagtgctggtccctgccacgtgacctggttctgcagggagcaggggtccggggctgcatggggtgggcagcggcagtgaggagaccctggcatggatctctgctccctgcagagcagagTTGTGCAACAGGGACCATCAGGCTTGCTCGCCACTCTGCACTGCTTTCCTACCCCACAACCCagtgtgacagggatcagagatccacgTGGGGGTCTCCTCGCCTGTATGGAGGGAAAcggctctccccctcccctagatgagccacccatggccccgtCCTGGCTCCCCGCTGGGGCCCcgaagctcccagccccatggcccaaCCAGCTGGGTAAAGCTGTGCGAAGCTTGCAGCCTGTTCAGAACAGATTTGGGAGATTTGGCCAAAAAGAAACaagacagtgatccgaaacaccaaaacGAACCGCTGTCCTCTGAAACGGCCGAATCCGAAACCAAATCGAAACAcagccgtttcgcacagccctaacataatcatatgtttttttaaatatgctatGGGATTATAGTTTTATTTCCATAGAGATGCACCAGGACATTAACCTAGATTTTAAGATGCAAACATATTGTGTGAAAATAGCACTCACGTGTTCTATTGGTGAGATAAGTGTGGTGATGTTGGTGCATAGGGAGTATTATGGCCTTCTCTCCTGGTATGAAATAGAGTTTGCTGAAGAATTTTGACATAAGGACAGGAGTCTTTTCCAGTTCAGTTCGTAAGGGATTTCCTTGGGTTCTGTGGCCTTCTGCATGTGAGACTAAGTTCTCCCTGAGACGAGGCTGGTGATCTCTCTCAGATCCAAATGGCATCAGATTCTGAATGGCTGCACCTCCATGATAAACTACATCAGTTGCTGTTGTGACTGCAGCTCGAAGTTGTGTCACCATTGCGGAAGGTTTTGAAGAATGACCAGATGTATTTGATAATGTGGAAAAATCTGCTGGTGTTTTGAGCTAGGGGGGAAGATTAGAAGATCAAACTGATATGGGGCAGGGCACAGATTGAGCATGGTAGTTCATAGGATCAGCACATTTCTGTGGAATTTGTACACTGATCATTATTTTAGAAATTAAAGTCTTGCTTCTCTTTCATGCTAAGGCCCCTTGAAATCACTCTAGTGGAGTAAAGGAATTGTAAAGGCTGCCAAAACATGAGTTAGAATGGACTTAACTTACAATTATAGACAGTCCTACATACTATGGACCTACCAGTATTCTGTTACTTACCATTAATCTGATGTTCAGATCTGTTGCGGAATGATGATTATGCTCTGTATGGTCTCTCAGGTCTGGTTTGGAGTCATACTGGTCCTGCATGCTACTAGAGTTCTTCTTTATCAAGTCTGGTGCAGAACTGTAGTGTCTCACATTTTGCTTTTCACGTGCAGGTGGATCCAGGCAGGACCCACTGTGTTCTTTTTGTGGGATGCTTGATTCCCCACCAACTATCTGCATCTTTGGTGCTTTTTCTCCCAAGGTTCTCTGAAGTAGGAGGAGAGTGCTAGGTTTGACTCAGAACAAAAACAATGTTGAGCACAGCAACAAAATAAATTCAACATGAATAAGGAGCAGTGAAGTTACCCCAAGGTGACATTGGACCAGTTTTCCTGATACAAGCAATGCAAGGAAGCCAGATTCTGGTTGGGAATGGCAAGTAAAGAATTCCCTTATGGAGGAGAACTCTATTGGTGCAAGCCTAATGGAAGGTGATCTAGTGACAGATAACCTCACTGCCTGTTCTGGTACAGCAAACATGCTGTAGGAGGAATAATGCATATTGGGTGTTTGGCCCAGGACAGCGGAGCTCCACTACAATAATCCTCCACTGGCCTAAAAGTTAGAGAAAGCCCAAGTTGCACTAAGTGATGCTGTAACCGATTCCCTGGTACTAAGCAGACTTGGCCATAAGGGAAAACCAAGCAACAATCATCTCGTTTTCAGCAGTGTTTTAATATGTTTTTTGTGTCCAAATACAGGTGACAAAACTGATATGGTAGCAGACTGGAGATACATTTGCCTCCAGGTAATGACTGCAAATTAATAGACCAGGGTCCTCACTGGCTTGCAGACAGAACAATTACATTTTGTGAGCAAATGTTGTCAGTGGTGTCTTTTGTGCAGAATGTGCCCGCTGCCAGAGATGTAATGATGCGtctgggtgcctggggcagctgccacacataGGAGCAATGACTTCTGGTTGACACTGTGCCACTGGTGTGATTGTGTGGCTATGGTGCCAgcagttttttttccatctcttccCCAAGACCTCAAGTCAGTGACCAGGCTGGGTGCCATGCCCTGGTTATGCCACTGCGTATCATTGTATTTTAGCTCATTTATTTTCTGGTGGATGTTCCAGATTGGCCTTGGAGGCTTCtattccctgcccccacacactgaTAGCAGCATTATTAATGAAAACTCAGTCAACTCTTCTTTCTAAAGCATACCTGCCTTAAGCCATGTGCAGTAGCTGCTCTAGATACTAGCTTCTTTCTGTAAGGCTTTATTTTCTCATGCGTAGACTCTCCCTGCAGCTCAACTTTCTTCTCTCTTAACTGTAAAGTTTTCTGCTCTTGCTTCATTTTCAGTTCCTATAGCTGCTGCCTGTAGGCAAAGTTACAAATGAGATTCAAAAATGGTTCTAATAGCATATGGCATCATCTACAAGTCCCACCTGGCCTTGTCCACTAATTCTGGTTTGGAACAAGACTGGCCAGATCTAGATGCAAAGCAGATCCATGTGTTTGAGCTCAGGGCTGGATTCAGGAACTTGAATTCTAATCCCATTTTTTGTCATGGACTCACAAGCAAGTCACTCAATTtccatggccacatccagacaagcacggccATGTCATACATggcaccacagacacatctgcgatgccacatactgcatgttcagttgTTCCCCATGTTGtaagggagcagtgcaggcttttgttttttgatgcctggatatccagggatcaaaaaaagcttgcagaaaaaaaaaaaaaaaaagcagagcagcacacgtAGGGGTAGTATGCAcagctcaaaactggagcctggctggccaaagccacagtgcagctgctggccaggcttcatgtggcaggatcactgctgctgcagccctaggaggctCCCAGAACCCCAGGCAAGGCTGCGGGAGCCAGCTCAGTGTTGGTCCCCGCCTCTCCTACTCCAGccggggtaacttgctgtgtgccagagggcacatggcacaggcattccccagggacaattagTGGCGGCACAAAGTGTGCTGCTgatagttgtccccagggaaccaaacgtccacgaAAGTGTGGATGTGACCCATGTGTCCATTTCATCACCTGTAAAATTAGGATTGATAACATATACTCACCTATCTGGCAGGGATATCATGAAGTACAGTCACATACCATAAAGTACCATgtgatgtattttattattattgaacATTAATTCAGTATGCATAACTGTAACAGACATCGATTCCGAGCCGAGCCAAGCCGGGgtccgctcacctgttcctgcggcaaccgcccgccttctcgcctgccacgtcttgatgttaattaattaattagcgggaggctgcccattataatacCCCGATGGCAGGGGGCGCTCtgaggctccaacctcccctaataccgcagcccaagcctcgcagatgtaatatcTCTATTCTGCCCCCTTTCGGGGACTCActctgctgccccctttctggggctcactgtgcccacacttgggctcaatcgcccctctctggggctggggtctacgtaccctgtaaactgcgccctcactggcgcctgcttacaaaatggcccccttcctgggagctcgccccgcccatgctggggcttcagaaatgcccttccctagggctggggtctatacaccccgtatgctgcgccctcctgggcgccagggtccccacacactgctgtgggtcctcATGAGTAgcttgcgccctcactggcgcatAGGTTGTGCCcgcactggcgccggggtcctcactttaccatgagccccctatgaggcctcctccaacccgtAATAGCCTCACCCAGACCACCAGTctaataaacaaaacaaagcacaagcccctaggctgcaacataactataagccgcctggctacaacCACACTGCTCCAACATCTTGGAGCTGACTCTCAAGCAACCTGCAGTTGCTTCTCACATctctcctccaggagctcctgcctctctggctgctggcagggaacttccagcctggcctcagccctgggctttataagggccaggccctgacCCCTTCTGGCCAGCTAACTCCCactagttgccccagcaacctgcagctgtgcccattatgttctgccagggctctctctccctggtagTTTTCACTTCTTAGGAGCAAGGCACTGACATGCCCTGAAACAATAACCTACCCCCAGTTAAATAAATTGGAGCTGGAAAATCTCCTTACCTGGCATGTTCTTCTCGTGCCCTGGAAGCAGCAGTTTCTTGAAAATATGAATTGTTATGCTGGAAAAATTTATCATATTTGTCTGAATCAGGTTTAGGATAAATTCTGCGAAAACCACCTTTGTTTTTCTCCTCATAGTTCTCAGCTTGTTTCAGCTAATCAGTCTGGCAGTTCTTGTATTCCTCAGCTCTGATAAAAACACAGGGGCACTATTAACAAGTCCTGTGGGCTCCCAAGAAACTTCTATAGCAGGAACTTTTTTTGcatgtcatttcttttttttgcatTCCTAATCCTGTCTGCTTATTACTGGTGAAATGGAGGAAGGCTGTCTTTTATCTTCCTGCTTAACAAAGAACAAGTTCTGCAAAGGAAAAGCATTAAAACTTGTGTTCTTTCTGACTtccatttgagaaaaaaaaaggtctgaCATTTTGCATTTGATTTAACTTGTTTTCATAGAAACAATTCAGCATCTGTTTCAACTGGAAGGACTGGGAGAACTAGTAAAATGATAACATCACAGGAATCAAAAAAAGTGAAAGCTGGACTATTAAGAGCAGAAGGGATTTTTAGTCAGAGAAGTTCACTCCTTCCATAAAGCTGAAATGTCCTTACAAGAAAGTTTCTTTCTATATGACTGTTGCTTTCCAGTAAAGCCAGAAAAGGCCAGACTTTACTTTTTTTGTTATTTCTAAGGGgaatccccaccccccagtaaAAAGTCTATTCAGACCATCTTTATTTATCATACAAATTTACAAATCATATaattatatgtacacacacacatatatatgattTGTGACTTTTATGATTTATAAAGAATATatattgtcgcagggcacctcagtgcccctgctcctatagaggagaaactgccagggagcgagtgagcgcgccctggcctgacataacgagcacagctgaggcttgctcaggtaatgagcgcagctgcgggttgccggagcaaccaaggggaaccagctgcctgtaggaggcagggcctggcccttataaagctcagggctgaggccaggctggcagttctctgccagcagctcactcagccaagctatggggagaagtctgaggggcaagtacagctcatgatagccctgagaggattgggcactaaaggtttagccagggggctttatgtttgtgttacagccaggaggcttgtgtttgtttggctttgatattacacccggaggcttgggtgaggctgtaggggttggaggaggcctcaattatagggaccccagagagtatggggtgccctagcgccaagagggcgcattatttgcatagcgccagggaaggcgcagctcgcacgccagtgcgtgagcaacgggcggcgaggagcacggccagtgggtcgcgggtgcaacccgtaggttgcggacggggacctagaccccggattgcgtgtgggggaacacagaccccggccccaggaaaagggcggtattattgagtagcccagtgtgggcacggcaagccccaaagagggggagcaccattgtacgctattgagtagcccagtgtgggcacggcgagccccaaagagggggagcgccatactgagcagccctagagagcggggccatatcgaggagcccgagatgggcatagtgagcccggccacaggctagtgcagtaacacccctcagactgaggcagggcgctgcggttgccccgagaatacagggagtagcagcgcggtgagccagggtcagagagggtgcccgtgtggttggcccataggaccggaggcctgctagagagtccctgagcggaaccacaccggcaggggaggcccagagtgggctagacgagagtcccagcaagaggctgggcatgagagagggagcccagagtgggccacagtaaagaggaggcccgagaagcgggcgtacagaccggacaacgtccattacatctgcaaggcttggggtgtggtattaggggttggtaggagccatgcatagcccacaaggctagggtgtctggggcacacccaccatatcgggagacccccagggggtccggaagaaccgcggggacagaggtcccgagtagccgtgcccagggaaaacacaaggcagcctcccatcattatatttaccatcaaagacgtggcgggcgagaattagagggtgtcttgggccggcctgacacggagcgagggacctcaaggagatcacggccctctgcgaggaccccgccgtgacgtatatatataatgtttatAAATTATGCTTATTTAATGtataaagaatatatatatatatatgctcctTGCAGATTGCATTTATGGCCTGAATAGTTTGAAGAAGCTGAAGACATGTTTGAGAATGCACCTGATCTCCCAAGAACGGCTTTGCTTCAGAAGCCTCTCCTTTCCTCGCCGTTTCTGTTCTAGGATCTTTCTCTTGATACAGGCTCCCAAGTTTATCAGAACCAAGGTGTCATATAAAAGGTGGTCCTTCACTTCTTTGTCTAACCAGGAATCAGTACTGAAGCTTGGGGAGTGATTCACCTTAAATGACAAGAAGGAAAAATTGTTTACTGTAGTTAGATCCaatgaaaaataaagatattaaacttACTTTAGAATCTGCATTCTGTGGGTTTCTAGTTAGATTCTGAAATTGAGAAAGACTACTGCCAGACTTCAATACATAAAACAGGTTTATCTGATGACTCCATGGGCACAGccagatgagcacgcacatgTAGTTTAtagtgctgcaaaccacatgcaccAAATGTGCAACGATGTGCAGCACTGTAAAtgtgccaaaatttgataccgGGATGTTTTGGTATCAAAAAAAAGAATTGCCGCAAAAAGTGGTGTGGCACACGTGGCAGCAATGCACACCACACCACTGGAAATGGAtcctggccatccagagccatgctttggctgcaggcaggctctgtgagactggattggtgctgctgctgccttgggaggcccccagataaggctgctgggaccaggatAAGTGGTCCTACCCTACCCAGGACAATTGGACACATGCTGGAGTATGCATGAAGGAGCATGCCCTAGGGCACAAAGCAGCTGCAcaaatgtgctgctgctatttgcacCATGGGAAATGCACAACCCTGCACGTGGTAACATGCCCCACGGGTGTGTtcagacaagcatgcacatgcaggggtTGTGTTTGCTATGAcaaaaacagcagtggcacaaatttgtgtcactgctttttgctgctgtgcgTGCCCCTGCATGTGAGGTGTGGTGCAGGGCGAAAAGCCCCACTTTTGGGgccatttccccacttctcccagtTCCCAGCATGCTGGAAGAGCCAGGGGACAACTAGAGGAggggagacactctggccagcagccagagagtctccctggaggacccagactctgtgGCTGCTGGTGCATGCTCCAGAAATGTTAGctgcgctgctttttttttttgcagcggttttgacaccaggatctcctagTGTCAAATTTTGGTGCCATGCTCCAAATCTGCAGTGCAGTAAATGGCTCAAACAGCTTtgaagtgccacaaactgcacatgcacactcatctggatgtgcctcaTCAGTCAAATTCAGAAGTGACATTATGGATAGGgtcattttgtcaaaaaaaacaGGTCCAAGTGGCAAAAGTGTAGTGGGCAACAAACTTAAGTGCTCAATGGTGGTGCAAGATGAGCAATTTATACTAATCTGATATGCTATGAGGACCCATATTCAGCCTCTTCCATTACCATGTGCAGCTTTTGTTGAGGTTAATGGATAACCCTGGAAAACTCCTTCATAGCAAAGAACTGGAGAGTATGACTGTCTGCATGAGTTGACActcctgcagccagggacagatttGAATGTCAAGACTAGAGATCAAGGGGACAGTCTGTGGGAATGATTATTATTAGATACACTGTAGTTTAACCCCCTCTGCTGGTCATCCATCAGCTATTCATGTTAATAGACTAGTGCAGAAGATACTACAGGAAGGACCCAAAGAGATGAAAAAAGGGAAGTCAATGCTAAGGAAGAGGCTGATGATAGCAACTAATTTGACTGAGTATATTCTGACAGGTAAGAAATggtgaaagaagaaagcagcttaGGATATGGACATGTTATGGGACCTAAAACAGAATCTTGCTGAGGTTCTTACCTCCAGCAACCAGAGTCTGAGTTTGTGATCCAACAGAATATCAAATCCCAGTATTTCAAAGCAGGCACTAGGCATAGTGTGGTTGGGGAAGCAAGTATGATAGTTATGTTTGATAACAGGATGTGCTGCTATCAAGGTTTTAATAATAACATCTTCTATATCCAGCCACATCTGGTCGATATCACAGCCATGCTTCTGCATGTACTTATTAAACGTGGAGAGCTTCCTAGGAACAACAACAACGAAAATTGGTAACCCATTTTAATGGCGAATCAATTTTCTTAATTCCAAAATACAGAAGTTTAGCACAGAAATTTGGGGATTATGGATATTCATATATTCACAGAAACAAATAAAGACAAAGTTGTTAGTATGAGAGTTTTTTCTTACTCTGAGGATTAAAGACAGGGTAATATCAAATCAGGTATGTCGCTAATTAGTGTCAGTGATGTACATCCTCCCATATTGCTTATGGGAAGGGGATTCCCAAAATGGAAGAGAGTCATTATTCTAGTTAACTTCTCCCTCACAGGTTGTTTCTACACTTCAAAGTTTTAAGTACAGCAATGTTAGTTAGGACTGATCTTTTGCCAATATAGCTATATCAGTATGAGCCCTAATGTAGATGCAACCATACAGACATCATCATTCCTCTTTCTGCATGGGAATAGCTTCATCACTAGAAAGCATCTTTAACTGTATCTATAGTAGTGGGGTTGTACTGCATTTGCCATACGAGAATTAAAACATTTCATCCTTCAAGAGTAAACAAGGCCTGACGAGGGAAAACTGGACAGAAAAACACCTAAGGCTGGACTCCAGGTAGGTCTGACCAGGTCAGTGTTTTGAGAAAGATCATATAACAGAAGTGGCATTTGGCACCAACACAGCACTGCAGATGAGA
Coding sequences:
- the TTLL6 gene encoding LOW QUALITY PROTEIN: tubulin polyglutamylase TTLL6 (The sequence of the model RefSeq protein was modified relative to this genomic sequence to represent the inferred CDS: substituted 2 bases at 2 genomic stop codons), coding for NLTNCKYESVHRAAKQYGLREGGDNDEWTLYWTDCSVSLDRVIEMKSYQKINHFPGMSEICRKDLLARNMSRMLKLFPKEFNFFPRTWCLPADYGDLQAYSRSRKYKTYICKPDSGCQGRGIFITKSVKDIKPGEDMICQLYISRPFIIDKFKFDLRIYVLVTSCDPLKIFVYDEGLARFATSTYSDLSQNNLDDVCMHLTNYSINKHSANFVQNEDSGSKRKLSTFNKYMQKHGCDIDQMWLDIEDVIIKTLIAAHPVIKHNYHTCFPNHTMPSACFEILGFDILLDHKLRLWLLEVNHSPSFSTDSWLDKEVKDHLLYDTLVLINLGACIKRKILEQKRRGKERLLKQSRSWEIRAEEYKNCQTDXLKQAENYEEKNKGGFRRIYPKPDSDKYDKFFQHNNSYFQETAASRAREEHARQQLXELKMKQEQKTLQLREKKVELQGESTHEKIKPYRKKLVSRAATAHGLRQRTLGEKAPKMQIVGGESSIPQKEHSGSCLDPPAREKQNVRHYSSAPDLIKKNSSSMQDQYDSKPDLRDHTEHNHHSATDLNIRLMLKTPADFSTLSNTSGHSSKPSAMVTQLRAAVTTATDVVYHGGAAIQNLMPFGSERDHQPRLRENLVSHAEGHRTQGNPLRTELEKTPVLMSKFFSKLYFIPGEKAIILPMHQHHHTYLTNRTQSAMLFRRTQLSSRISTGKKQTEYQNVQTAFQKPNHHRFSFQDLLVISSPAQMDQRPAKSNNVMSGDITMGFEQNSSMHHCLPSKT